From the Kitasatospora atroaurantiaca genome, the window ATCGCCCGGGGGCTGCAGCCCAGTGCCCGGGGCGAGCTGGAGATCACCGCCGTCAACGAGGCCTACCTGCGGGCCGGCGAGCTGCACGTCACCAAGCTCGACCGGGGCACGGCCTGGCTGGACACCGGCACGTTCGTCTCGATGGTGCAGGCCTCGGAGTTCGTCCGGGTGATCGAGGAACGCCAGGGCTTCAAGATCGGCTGCATCGAGGAGGCCGTCTGGCGCGCGGGGCTGATCGGCTCCGCCCAACTGCGCGCGCTGGCCGAGCCGTTGGTCAAGAGCGGGTACGGCCAGTACCTGCTGAACCTGTTGGACGAGGAGGACGGCCGGTGAAGTTCCGCGAGTTGGCGATCGAGGGCGCCTTCGAGATCACCCCGCAGCTGCACGGCGACCCGCGCGGACTGTTCGCCGAGTGGTACCGCTTCGACCGGCTCGCCGAGGTGGTCGGCCACCCGCTGCGGCTCGCCCAGGGCAACCTGTCGGTGTCCGCGCGCGGTGTGGTGCGCGGCATCCACTTCGCCGACGTGCCGCCGGGGCAGGCGAAGTACGTGACCTGCGTGCGCGGTGCGGTGCTGGACGTGATCGTGGACCTGCGGGTCGGCTCCCCCACCTTCGGCCGCTGGGAGGGCGTCCGGCTGGACGACGTGGACCGCCGCGCCGTCTACATCTCCGAGGGCCTCGGGCACGGCTTCTGCGCGCTCACCGACGACGCCACACTGTCGTACCTCTGCTCGGAGACCTACAACCCGACCGGTGAGCACGCGGTGCACCCGCTCGACCCGGACCTGGGCATCGAGTGGCCGGCGGACGCCCCGCAGCTCTCCGCCCGGGACGAGGCCGCGCCCTCGCTGGCGGAGGCCGTCGCGAGCGGGCTGCTGCCCTCGTACGAGGTGTGTCGCGCGTTCACCGGCTCGCTGAACGGCTAGCCACACGCTTCAACGGAGAACGGATGACAG encodes:
- the rfbC gene encoding dTDP-4-dehydrorhamnose 3,5-epimerase, giving the protein MKFRELAIEGAFEITPQLHGDPRGLFAEWYRFDRLAEVVGHPLRLAQGNLSVSARGVVRGIHFADVPPGQAKYVTCVRGAVLDVIVDLRVGSPTFGRWEGVRLDDVDRRAVYISEGLGHGFCALTDDATLSYLCSETYNPTGEHAVHPLDPDLGIEWPADAPQLSARDEAAPSLAEAVASGLLPSYEVCRAFTGSLNG